The DNA region TGTCAGGCAATAAATTCGTAGATGCGTCATCTCTAATATCCTCGAGCAACTCTTCGTGATGTTTCATCTCTACAGTGGATAAGGCAATCAAGTAGCGATTAATTGAGTTCAGTGAAGTCATGGTAATATCATGTCGACGGCGATGTCACCAAAAGCGCATCAGTGAGAACCCAGCACACGTATTAAGAGATGACAGCAGCATAGTTGAGATGCCATAGTTTAGTCATCGCAAGCACACCAGTTTCAATTGGATGGTGGatgaattaatgaaaatagagcaagtataagaaaaaaacaaatatgttaaCTCAGTACATGCTTTTTCAATACATGAATATATAAAAGATACAATCTGCTTCTCactttagatatatgtatgtctcaagccgaaataataaattatatacatgccgtgagtaaaatatatataagttcgGAGTAAATTATTTATCATTTCTTGCGCATAATCTCtagcaaaaataagaaaaaacgttaacgtcggctgcaccgaagctaatatacccttcacaggtgcatttcttttagtaactatgtgttcagtttgtatggcagctatatgctatagttaaccgatctgaacaatttctttggagattacactgttgccttagaaagtaatctataccaaatttcgtgaagatacattgtcaaatgtcaaagttttccttacaagaacttgattccgatcgttcagtttatatggcagctatatgctatagtggtccgatatcggcagttccgacaaatcagcagcttcttgaagagaaaatgacgtttacaaaatttcaaaacgatatcttaaaaactgagggactagttcgtatatatacagacagacagacgaacacggttaaatcgactcagctcaacatactgatcatttatatatatactttatagggacGCTtcattctgggtgttacaaacttcgtgacaaacttaatataccctgttcagggtataaaaatattatgcaatGTGAGATGACTACTGAAGcatctatttaaaaaatattggatttCATTTATTGGAAGTAATGTAACAGCCATATTTTatcttattgaaattattattgtatttttttatttataatgccATAACAGGTACTAAGATATATCATGTAAAATAGACTTAAGCCTATGCATTTATATTTCGCGGATTCTAATAGTTGTTATAAATGTGTCCTAAACTGCATTGAAATCAATAAAtgcttttcatttaatttgaaataccattgatacaattaagttctgaatacaTCACTCAAATGCCCttcacgacttcttttgcaggaaacAATTCGATAAACCCAATTCTTGattaatttttccactaaatcaagacATATGTCAAGAGTAGCACGTTCCATACTGACTCCGAAAGAGAGTCTACTTTATTGCTTCAGACCAATGACTTAAAATAACCCCACAAGTAGTAGTCTAATGATGTTAAATAAcgacttcttggaggccattcaatgtcacaatttcttgaaataatcgcaTCTCCTACTTTTACTCGCAaaaattcggttgttgcacgtgatATGTGGCACGAAGCCGCGTCTCTTTAGAACCAGATGTTATCAACATCAACATCTTCCAATTATGGCCATATAAAGTTAGCTATAACCGAGCTATATACATAGCTGTCCATTGACAATAACGGTGTCACCAACtgcatttcgaaagaagtacggacagatgattccaccagaccagaAAGCACACCAAAATGTCAATTTAGGtcaatgtaaatattatttatgaaaaaatatttggattttATTCGCATCAGAATCGACAGTATCGCACCTCTCAGATGCcgataatataattttcttaaataaattgttttcaagCTGTTCCAagacaaaatcagcaaatttatGACATTTGCCGTGGTCCAATAGCTTCAGTTCTTAagcgaaaacaattttataaagatTCAGGACCAAGTCCCTACTCAAAAGCCACCAGGTTATGATGTGAGAGAGTCACAATTCTTGTGAACgtctgaacggcagcaatattgtCATTATTTCCAGCGGTTCTGTGTCTTATTGGTACTTGAACACAATATAAAGAAAATGAatgctcgaaattttcaaaattttgacgAACAGGAAGCACaggtggacgattattacgactataaaatagcaaaacgcaagaaaagtaaagtaaaagaacgatcattttgataataaaatttcataatttgtaaACCATAGTCCTGCGTATatctttccgtgatgaaattgtaagcactactgaatacaatgaaaaacaaggaaaaacgttaacttcgactgcaccgaagctaatatacccttcacaggtgcatttctttcagtaacatgtgtccagtttgtatggaagctatatgctatagtggtccgatatcggcaataccgacaaatcagcagcttcttgaagagaaaatgacgtttacaaaatttcaaaacgatatcttaaaaactgagggactagttcgtatatatacagacagacagacggacatggctaaatcgactcagctaaacgtactgatcatttatatatatacttcatagggtctccgacgcttccttctgggtgttacaaacttcgtgacaaacttaatataccctgttcagggtataaaatctacagatcatgacatattaaaaatgtccAAAACgccacttagaaatcatatcttCCCTATTAAAAAACCCGGTATATACAGAATTTAGTGCCCAACAGTCCAACATAAACATAAACGTAAATACCGGTAgtagtgaaaataaaagtaattgcaGCCTTTTATGCAGGATAAACCGGTCTCTTGGCAAGTCCGTTCAACCAGAAAAATCAAGTGATTCCCCATAAAGAGCAAAAAGTATATTAGCTCGTGCCTGCTTATATATGTGGGCGTAAGTATGTAggttttttgtgctttaaagGACATTTGTGTCGAGTCATAACATTGCATATACGGACAATGCAGCCGAATGCAGCAAAAATTATCAGTAAAATGGCAGACAAGTAAGCAAAGGACTGGTCACATTTaaacagtatatatgtatgagagGAAGCCAAGTTATGCAAACAATTCTGTTTACAATATAATGTACAtactcatatatttttatgaagcgttttgttttatattctaCTTATAGGAGACACTTATATGGAGTTGTGAATATGTCTACACGTAGTACGTTGTATTTTAATATGACTCCCCACGGAATATCAACACGCAACAAGTTGTTACATAAGCACTTAGTTTAATTGACCTTGACATTATATGAGCAACAATTTGCCGCATAGTTGCTTGTTGATTTCCTTTCAGGCCAGAGAGTATCTATATAATTTCTATATAGAAATTTATATGATTGAGAACCATAtagagacatatgtatgtagtatgaaTCTCTTGTTGTTATTTAGAATATATTGTTCGGAATATTTAAGAGATAATTGCTAATTATAATGAACTGTGGTATGGATATCTCTATAAGCTAGTATCTTATATCCTTTTAGAGTTTCAATCGTTTATTTGGACCCTATCTAATTAACCGATGCATTTGACAGAGTCAAAGCTTCAGTAAGGAGTTTAAGACTTATTCACATTTACGAGTCTGTTCTATTGGTTTCAGGTCACCTCAATCATATTTATCAAGCTAATTATTGCTACAAATGACATCAcctgaatttggttgaaattttacaaGTTTGCAAAGAAAACTTGGTTTGTTTACAAAGCAAAAATACtggttacatatatatatatatatatcaacaCTGcccattaatatttttcattgcacCATTCGAATGCTACTACTGGCAAGGAGACAGAAAATGCAGCTTAGCTATTGTAgagcaaagaaaacaaatttatcaTGAACAACCAAATGAAGCTTATGCCTAAAACCAACCTTTCGTTTGGCGAAAGTCTGAAGCTTTCAGTATCCTCGTTGCTctattttcattcattcttgttgttgttttcgaggTTGAAGCAGGGAATAAACGCTTTTGACGCTATGTTGTCCACATATGCTGTTAGCTTCAGTTACATTCAAGTAATCAAATCCATCACAAGCAGTTTGCATACATATAGACGTTGGAAAGCGAATCATAGCATACCCTAAGGCGTTAAAATACACACTTAGTATTACCATAAAAGGAACAACAGCTTCTGCAGTCAAAATTGTGCAACATCAAGTGTTGCCAACAATTGAGGagcaatgcaaatatgtatgctgaGAGTAAGTTAATATGGTTTGCTTAGACTGAGACGAAATGATgatgaaaacattaatttaaactGGTATGGGATAATCCATTTTAAGTAcattacaaaaatttgaaatcacacaacataataatatatttatttaaaatgacacttttcttttaaaaactaaggatacatttaaattaataaagatAAAATTATGTCCAATTTCAATAGAACTCCTTAACCCTAGAACACACACCCGGGTACAAATGGATCCACTTTCAACTTTGAAATGTTGTAACTTTTGAACCTCTATACCGCTAACTTCGGATCTAGGAAGATTATTTAGTTTTGAGTTCAAATTCTAAATTTGAACCAGATCGGACCGCTGGTTCAGGAGCTACAGCCTTCCAAACACATTTTATACGTAAACACACACCCGGAATACGTTTGTACCCTAATAGTAAAAATCctcataataatcaaaaaaaaaaaaaacatttttatattatttttttatttgaaaaattaaaaatattcatttcacaCATTATGCTATTGActtttattatacaaattataaaaatgcatcTTATATCTAAGGATAATCATGGCAAATAGAGCAATTTGTTGATGTGACCGAATGTTCAAGACACATTGGCTTCTTACATTTGGCGCACAGCTTTCTGGTTTTTCTACGGCCATTTTTCCTCTTGTGAGTAACATAAATAGCAAGATCCGGACACAGGTTTTGGCGTGCGCGCTGCGGCAGATGTTGATGCTGCTGTTGACACCATTGATTCCACCGGTCGGTTGAAATATGCTTCAATAGCAATTTTAGTCGAAAAATTTCGCGTCACTTGACGATTTATAGCTCTGGCTTCAATAATGGGCATACCCAATGCTTCAGCCAAGCTGCGCAGGATCTGGTTACGCTTATTGTTTGTTCTCCAAGGCAACATAGGGTTATTCAAATCGTAGTTAATGTAGGCTACAAAAGCTGTAATGTCCaacatgttgaagaacatcgctagTGGCCATCGTTTTGTTTGTCTTTGTATTGGATATTCCGCTAACATTTGGTCCATTCGATCAACACCACCTTTGGTATgattataatattcaattatttcaggTTTCCCACTGTCAGCTATTTCAGCATCATTATGCATGGTCGAAAGCAAAattactgctttattttttttgggaacATACGAGCACATTGTCACAATATttttgaagccaaatgtcgTTGAACCAATTGTCCTGTTTTCGTTCTGCTTCAAGTTCCAACGATCGTGAGTTTCCAGGTGAGAAGCAGTTCTACAACTGGCAAGGTCGTAAACAAATTGTCCATTGTAATGTTTCGGCCACTTCCTTGGAATTTGGCAGACAAATCCTTCACCACTCGTTCGCCTTGGTTCGTTTCCCTACCAGTTTCTGATTGGCCAGTATATATTTGTCCATGCAGTGGATATGCATTTGTGGCATCGCAAATCCACCAAACCTTGACACCATATTTAGCAGGTTTTGATGGTATGTACTGCGTAAACCGTGTGCGTCCACGGTAAGGAAATAATTGTTCATCAATCGTCAAGTATGAGCTGGGCTTGTAATGTGCAGCAAGATTATTGTTCATCATCGTCCACAACTCACTGATCGGTGCTGCTTTATCAGTTAGTAAGCGTGTTGCACGAGTGTTTTTTTCGTCAAATCTTAGGAACCGCAATATCGAACAGAAACAGTTGTTCTCCATTGCTATGGTTCGCACCAGTCATAATAAGTATGCCAAAAATGCATATAGCTCTGTTATTGACACAGGCGTCCATGTCTTAGGAGTTCTGTTTGGATGCGCATTGTTGTAAGCATTATAAGTTTCTTTTGCTAACTTATTTGTGTGGCGCATAATTATATCAGCCATTTCAACGTTCATGAAACATTTGAATGTTTGCTCTATTGACAACATTTCAGTGCATCTAGCTGGTCCAGAACGTtctcttataatattttgtctgAGCACCTGACGACTTACATTTGGTTCTTTCATCCACTCAGTACCATCACgtgcaacaaatttttcggCACTAGCaggtaattcattattttcttctacttcttcttcttcatcgtcTTCTTCATCATCCTCATAGTCCGCATAATCAGGTAATACTTCTGCGGCACTTTGCGAAACTTCAGCATCGTCATCAGCAATTTTAATGtcattgatttgaatttcttcttcatcttctgagTCAAAGTCATAGGGAGCGTCATCgtcacaaatttcatcaaataaagatTGTATATATGATTCTCGCTGTTCCTCAGTTAGcctacataataaaaaaaattggtatatgtttacattgttgcttattttacattttttaccttCTACTATATGCTGCACTTGATAAATATTCGTTTCTTCTTGAAGTCATTTCGTATCCAGTTATTTATAGtttcagttatatttattttcacttatattttcaCTTCTTACACTTTTGAGcaacaaaacaataatgaaaatattaacagGCAGCATTTATAACACCTCGTGTGAAAACAACCGTTGCAGctgcatataaaatacaaaaaccagtTATACCAGTGTATTTGCTATACCTTGCGCGACctttttgcacatatcttttGAACCAGGtagaatatttcaatgaaatgaaaACCAAAATGTGTATTCCTTGTTACTCTtcaagtatattattataaagtatattattttgttttgcatttatcaggacaacaacaaaaacaaaaatccccTGTTGCATGTCCTGACTTTATTTGCCCATATCGCTGGAACCAGTAGGAATATTCGAATGAAACAAAAGACAAAATActtgttatatattaaaatatacacttaaaaaaaatcatagaaatcGGTTGAATTAGCATTaaaaaaaccgcaaaataaGGTCCCGGGTACAAACGTATCGCGGGTGTGTGTTTACGTGGTATTTTGTGGGTGTGTGTTCTagggttaagaaaaatgtattttataattttaagttaCCATAACAATGTCTTTTTAAGGACCAGCCGTAAATTGACAGCATATGATGATCCCATCAACCTTGTTATGTTACTTTAGAATTCGGGccgtctcaaaccacaacctgacGGATTTTGAGAAAAGATTTTAGCTTGCATGAGAAAACTTTCGATTCTGATGCGAAAATAATTGGCAAATTATTTATGAGCATTTCTCGTCTGATGGACGgacgaaatgaagctggtgacatcGTTACTGTTAATTCACTTTTTTTGTCCGCAATTGCAAGTgcttgatcttgacaacatctggtgcCAACAAGTCGGAGCTACGCGCCATACatcacgtgcaacaaccgagtTATTCCGAGAAAAGTTTGTGAGTTCGATTATATCtagaaattgtgacattaagTGGCCTCAAAGAAGTTGttatttaacaccattagactacttttgTTGGGGTTATTTGAAACCACTGATTTTTGCAATAAACCACACTCTTTTCAAGCTTTGGAAATCATATTCAAGGCATACGATTTTATATAATGGAAAATGTACTCGAGAAGCGGAGCcaatttgaatgatgttatatttgtaatttaacTACGTTGATTGCACCTCAACGCAATTGAACTTCCTTAACTGCCAGTTGTTTGTTTTCAAAGAAATCATATacctcttattggaaaaccctgttaATATTTAAGTCCGTGCATATGATGGTAGATATATTTATTGTAGAAATCTATTTTGTGCGTTCATTGTATTACCCCCACAAATGTAATTCGTCTTTGTCAGTTTTAATAGAATTTTGCTACTAGTTGAAATATCTGCAACTCCTCTCGACATATGCGATGTGAAATATCCTGTGCTCTTATAGACATAAACacgaattttatttaagaaaaacatacatttatttaaatgcatACCAGTATACCTATACTTATACAAATATACGAATACGAGAGGTGCCGAATTCTTCTGAATtctaatattttcgtttcttatATTAGGACATGGTTTAAATTGCAAGCTAAGAGAGTAAAAACAGAAACATCCGGagcttttgcaaaaacaaattaaacttGGGAAATAACGAACAcataaatgtgtttatatacaCTATAGATGTGTTCATTTATGTACACATGTTAGTTTATAATCGGTTAGATGCAATTCAGGCATgaagaataaatatttactcTGCCGATATGCGTGTACGTTACGGAGATAAAagattcacaaaatattttggtCAGTTAAGTGGCTTAAATTGTTGATATTAAACTGCAAATATAACGTGTaaagaaaggctaagttcgtttgcaaccgaacattttatactcttgcaacttgcatgaatcaaagccagggaaatatcttAAGATGTAGACCGCCAACCAGaagatcggaatccaagcaattttatatatacatatatatacaggccgaaatcgctatcattactacttctcgagatattcggctttttaggtaaggctttatagaattttcatagagggtatgtaataaaaaagctatgaaaattccatacagctttacttaaaaagctgaatatctcgagaagtaataatgatagcgattttgacctcggaccttttttgtagcaaataaaatttcttgaatTGAACTTGCGCTGGGCAATTTTGtagagaaatatgcgtctaaagtcaaagcgatgccataaaatacctctgatctgtaggaatttaaagataaaaaattacgATTGTAGTATatttgaaatggaaaatttgtacatgccccttggtccagttcttaatgttaatattgaGGGCTAAAATtgtcagggaattttttttaggttatttccaaggaaatttcgtgacggggtTGAAAATAATTAGTAGTTCAAAAAAAAGCACCCTAATACATAtgctattttatataaaactcatacactgaccgacgtattaggcataaggtttgttaaaacaaagaaaatcattatatatagtatgtgttaCTTGTGGTAGTAACGACccgattttacatatttttttcaataccatatactattaacatgccataTACTAATAaacaatcatatggagtaaagtcagtcggatgttagaaaatcctgatattaattatatgggggctaagtcaagttttcgctcaaatttatttcttttaggcacaaagattaACTGTTATGAGATAACTCACGCATTGCCCggtatatgcggtacaaagtcacttggaagttcgaaaatctttatattaggtataaggAGGCTAAGGGAAGTTTTGacccgatttaacccatttatgatgccacgcccatcgtccagttttcacaccggcttccataaagctctctcatgcAATCTCggtgttaaaatttaatgtctcttgcttatttagttattgatttatggcgtttttagtagtttttaacagtaccctTGCCCTTTTATACTGTGATCCCTTgcgccaaattagagttttatatcttaatttagtccttAGTAATcgcattttataagtttttggttaatggtgttttgtgggAATGGCGTGTGACGCCCATTTACGAACTCTTAATTTTGCCAAGGAACGCGCATATCGTGTTTCagcaagatatcttaattttgactcaagttacagctcgcACGGGCGGTCGAATAGATAGATAGTCACCCTGACTTCAACTCGTCTAttcatcttgatcatttatacatttatgtatattaataacCCTTTAtctatcttgaatagttttagGTGTTACCTGCAAGCGATAGATGaacaaaagtagcaaaaagttgcaagagtatacaaatcTTATACAATAttaatgattttattaatttttactcccAATGGTCGATGCTTTTGGATACTAACTAGTATATTGAGTCATACCAAGTAATACAGGTAattggttttgtttttagttctctttttatttaattccatTTAATGGATATATGCGTTTCGAACAATTTGAGCAAGATTTATTGTATtgataattgttgttgtaataggGTGCAcaataattaagtattttaagGCATAGTTTACTGCCTTAGGGTTATTTGTAGTATGTAGAAAGTAATCAAAAAAGCTACTGTAAATgcacaaaatacataaattttcacGATGATGTtatacatggcgtatacgtaacttgcAATTGTAGACACTGCGTTTATATTACAGAGATGTTGTTAAGTATTTATTAGAGTGATATTTGTTAAATACACTGCActgttgtaaaaatttttttttgaataaatatatgtatgatgtgTTTATTTTCATCACTTGTTTTCAACATCCACATATCACTTGTGCAGTCACTAGTTTATTCACTTACTATATTCAGCCAAATAAAGCATTTTCATTTCCCACTTGCTATTGCATTCGCTTTAAAACTGTGAAAGTTTGGGGGGGAAATGTGTACTAGAAACCTCTGATAAAACTTAAAACCGTTAAAACAAGTCGTGACACATTAAAATGATATTATAGTTGCTTGTTCTTTGCCCATGTAGaaaacttcatttcttcaagtTCTTGCCAATGCGACTTAATCTTTATTTGTATCATCAACTGTTCGTAAGTCATAGCCATGCAATCCGTTAAATCTGACGATATTTtggcatatactatatatttgaaaaagcaTGTACACGGTTTGTccgaaaaataataagactgattttcttccgccgcgattgTACTTTGAAGAGTGCGGGCACCGtctggattcggtagagagtGTTCCTAGccaacgaacgagcggctggttagttgtctccgagcactaGGAAAGTCAGGACAATATTTAAGTGCGACGTGTtgctgtgagtggtgcaagccaaaagtgcagcgttcgttagagcagaggtacacaATTAAATTTAGTGTGAAAATCGGACACTCTGAGACAGAGACGGTTGATATGATGAAGTAGGCTTACCTATGTGTttttttagcaagaagtggtgtgttttggTGGCACCAGTCATTTTGGGAGGGCAGAGAAGAGGCTGCTGATGAAGACCGTACTGGGAGACCTTCGACTTTGACAAATGCGGACATAGTTTttaactcagaccgtcgactaagtattcgccaaattgcccagatgttgaatatatataaatctgtGATTCaagacattgtgacggagctcttgaacatgcgcaaggtgtgtgGGACGATGGTCCCAAAAGCGCTTATTGatgaccagaaattgcggcgagtggcaGTGTGACAAGAAAATTTGAGCATGTGAGAAAGTGACtcccaatttttaaataacgtaatcacagccTTAATTTGACTGAAAATGCCAATGAaagacaagcattttgagacgacagagtgGATCCAAGCAGTGTGCACCTCGGCTCTGAAGGTTATAtaggagaatgccttccgtgacgccttcaatgcttggtaATATCGTTGGCAGCGCTGCATTGATGCAGAcagagcctattttgaaaacttttaaagaattgtaatgatttgttcaataaatttttgttaatcgactaagtccttttatttttcaaacaaaccCTGTAGAAAATATTCCtaataagaacttaatttttatcattCCCTTTGCATGGCAACTCAAATATATATAGACAGAGGGCAGAAAGATGGACATTACTAAATCGACTTATCCGGCATAAAAAATGGAGCattctttaaatatatgtatacatacaaatttgaaaattttatatttcgaaTTGCTCCACACACaaataatatctttatttgcattttttaagtcTTGAAATACTACAGTGACAAATAGTGTCATATACCAACTCCCGCTTATAGATACATTACTGTGGTCAGGTGATTACATTAATGCCATTGTGAAGTGACCAGCCGACTAGCCATTTTTACAGGCCATTGATAATGCTGTGAAACAATGTAAAACaaaagattaaataattttaaattttattcaaccGCCGCTCAGTAAACGTTTACACGCGCAGACAAAAGCTAAATGCAAACAGTTAGACACTCTCATATTCTGCGgtctagtattttttttttgcggcaATCCTTTAATGCAGATAAACCCACACAGATGTACAGCTATGTTCACGAAAGTAGTAGTGTTGGTAAATTCTAACTGTAGAACAAAACAAGAAGTTAAAAGTACACACACGAATCCAAtaggatttatttaaaaaaacttagaaaattGTCTGTTTACGAAAATAGTTTTCCTTATTTTGTTGgaagaaaaacagaaaaaaaactcgggtagaaaaatataatttcaaaaaataaatcttttcaATTAACTGGTAATTGGTTGCAAAGtctttattttttcatacatcTATTCAGCGACGTTGCCTATGCCTTCAATACCACTAACCAAAGTAGTGTTTTAGTTGATGGAACTCtgtaagtcgctcataattcccgtcctgctgtatggtgcagaggcttgggcgatgtttcgagagaaaaattctgcgaaagatttatggtcctttgcgcattggccacggcgaatatcgcattcgatggaacgatgagctgtacgagatatacgacgacatcgacatagttcagcgaattaaaagacagcggctacgctggctaggtcatgttgtccggatggatgaaaacactccagctctgaaagtattcgacgcagtacccgccgggggaagcagaggaagaggaagacctccactccgttggaaggaccaagtggagaaggacctgacttcgcttgggatatccaattggcgccacgtagcgaagagaagaaacgactggctataatcgcgtaagcggtgcctacgccaattatgaagaagaagaagaagaatatattattaaatttcaagCTTCCAGATTACGAATTCattctttattttgttatttgcgattcttttatttttgaccAATCTTATTAGTTAACAATTaggggtgtcaccgaacattttatactctcgcatgataaagtgataatcgagatttcattatacgtcatttacatatttttcaaataccgtatttttgtaaagttttactccgctatcatcattgattcctaaagtacatatatactcgtattatacagaaaaggcatcagatggaattcaaaatagcgttatattgaagaGGCGGAAAGAGCAACTGATTTACCCACATTCGTACAAGTATCACCGCGATGCATCAATTTTTACCgttacggacggacggacagacggacagacggacggacagacggacggacggacaaacagacatccggatttcgactctactcgtcaccctgatcactttggtatatataaccctatatctgactc from Bactrocera tryoni isolate S06 unplaced genomic scaffold, CSIRO_BtryS06_freeze2 scaffold_685, whole genome shotgun sequence includes:
- the LOC120781376 gene encoding uncharacterized protein LOC120781376, giving the protein MHNDAEIADSGKPEIIEYYNHTKGGVDRMDQMLAEYPIQRQTKRWPLAMFFNMLDITAFVAYINYDLNNPMLPWRTNNKRNQILRSLAEALGMPIIEARAINRQVTRNFSTKIAIEAYFNRPVESMVSTAASTSAAARTPKPVSGSCYLCYSQEEKWP
- the LOC120781375 gene encoding acidic leucine-rich nuclear phosphoprotein 32 family member B-like — its product is MTSRRNEYLSSAAYSRRLTEEQRESYIQSLFDEICDDDAPYDFDSEDEEEIQINDIKIADDDAEVSQSAAEVLPDYADYEDDEEDDEEEEVEENNELPASAEKFVARDGTEWMKEPNNS